The following proteins are co-located in the Vigna angularis cultivar LongXiaoDou No.4 chromosome 2, ASM1680809v1, whole genome shotgun sequence genome:
- the LOC108326990 gene encoding uncharacterized protein LOC108326990, which yields MGYLQFGRHGVRKIIRSRDISYDNVVVNPLLFASQGLRYKRKLQVILTTDIDKLGKAGDTVKVAPGYFRNHLMPKLLAFPNIDKFAYLLNEQRKIYQPTEEEKQEDLTVVKESKEDKMKDYERAALRLDKAKLVLRRLIDVQKAKSRESKADPLELRFAVTKDNLVAEVARQLCVNIAPDNLHLPSPLSTLGEYEVPLRLPISIPLPEGKLNWSLKVKIRSK from the exons ATGGGTTATCTTCAATTTGGAAGACATGGTGTTAGGAAGATCATTAGATCTAGAGATATCAGTTATGATAATGTTGTGGTAAACCCACTCCTGTTTGCTTCCCAAGGGCTTCGTTACAAGAGGAAGCTCCAAGTCATCCTTACAACt GACATAGATAAGCTGGGAAAGGCAGGTGATACTGTCAAAGTTGCCCCTGGATATTTTCGCAACCACCTAATGCCTAAGCTCCTTGCTTTCCCTAACATCGATAAGTTTGCTTATCTTCTCAACGAGCAGCGCAAG ATCTATCAACCAACTgaggaagaaaaacaagaagATCTCACTGTAGTTAAAGAATCGAAGGAAGATAAGATGAAAGATTATGAAAGAGCTGCACTACGTCTTGATAAAGCTAAGCTG GTCTTGCGGAGGTTAATTGATGTTCAAAAGGCCAAGTCACGTGAATCCAAAGCTGACCCCTTGGAATTACGTTTTGCTGTGACAAAAGACAATCTTGTGGCTGAG GTGGCGAGACAACTCTGCGTGAACATTGCACCCGATAACCTGCATCTTCCATCACCTTTATCGACGTTGGGAGAATATGAGGTGCCACTGCGATTACCAATATCCATCCCCCTGCCAGAGGGCAAGCTTAATTGGAGTTTGAAAGTTAAAATCAGGAGTAAATAA
- the LOC108328416 gene encoding germin-like protein subfamily 1 member 7 — MKSVYFLVTILALTSSIASAYDPSPLQDFCVALNDTKNAVFVNGKVCKDPKAVKAEDFFRHVEAGNTSNPLGAQVSQVFVDELAGLNTLGISMARIDFAAKGLNAPHTHPRATEILTVVEGTLYVGFVSSNQDGNRLFTKVLNKGDVFVFPIGLIHFQLNVGYGNAVAVASLSSQNPGTITIANALFKSNPSISSQVLTKAFQVDKSVIDYLQKQFWTDNNH, encoded by the exons ATGAAAAGTGTGTATTTCCTTGTGACAATCTTGGCTTTAACGTCGTCCATTGCCTCAGCCTATGATCCAAGCCCTCTGCAAGATTTTTGTGTGGCTTTGAATGACACAAAGAATGCTG TATTTGTGAACGGAAAAGTTTGCAAAGACCCTAAAGCAGTGAAAGCAGAAGATTTCTTCAGACACGTGGAAGCTGGGAATACATCGAACCCACTTGGAGCACAAGTGAGTCAAGTGTTTGTTGATGAGCTAGCAGGATTGAACACACTTGGCATATCTATGGCTCGTATAGATTTTGCAGCAAAGGGTTTAAACGCTCCCCACACTCACCCTCGGGCCACAGAGATCCTTACTGTTGTTGAGGGAACTCTTTATGTTGGATTTGTGAGTTCCAATCAAGATGGCAACCGTCTCTTTACCAAAGTTTTGAACAAGGGTGATGTCTTTGTCTTCCCAATTGGTCTCATTCATTTCCAACTTAATGTCGGCTATGGCAATGCTGTTGCCGTCGCTTCTCTCAGCAGTCAAAATCCAGGAACTATCACTATTGCCAACGCTTTGTTTAAGTCCAATCCTTCTATTTCTTCTCAGGTTCTTACCAAAGCCTTCCAAGTTGATAAGAGCGTAATCGATTACCTTCAAAAGCAATTCTGGACTGACAACAACCACTAG